Proteins encoded within one genomic window of Prauserella marina:
- the rpe gene encoding ribulose-phosphate 3-epimerase: MIAPSILSADFARLGEEIAAVAGEGETRADWIHVDVMDGHFVPNLTLGLPVVQSLLKSTDVPMDCHLMIEDPDRWAPGYAEAGAHNVTVHVEAAHDPVMLAKNLRAAGAKAGLSIKPGTPLEDHLDTLKHYDTLLVMSVEPGFGGQSFIPSVLDKVRTARGLVDTGHLTVLVEIDGGINADTIEQAAEAGVDCFVAGSAVYGAADPGAAVAALRASAAKAREAH, translated from the coding sequence TTGATCGCACCCAGCATTCTTTCCGCGGACTTCGCCAGGCTCGGTGAGGAGATCGCCGCTGTAGCGGGCGAGGGAGAAACCCGCGCCGACTGGATCCACGTCGACGTGATGGACGGTCACTTCGTTCCCAACCTGACTCTCGGGCTTCCCGTCGTGCAATCGCTGCTGAAGAGCACCGACGTGCCGATGGACTGTCACCTGATGATCGAGGACCCCGACCGCTGGGCACCCGGATACGCCGAGGCGGGCGCGCACAACGTGACGGTGCATGTCGAGGCGGCACACGATCCGGTCATGCTCGCCAAGAACCTGAGGGCCGCCGGGGCCAAGGCCGGGCTCTCCATCAAGCCGGGCACCCCGCTCGAAGACCACCTCGACACCTTGAAGCACTACGACACGCTGCTGGTGATGTCGGTGGAACCGGGTTTCGGCGGGCAGTCCTTCATCCCGTCGGTGCTCGACAAGGTCAGGACCGCGCGCGGGCTGGTCGACACGGGACACCTGACGGTGCTGGTGGAGATCGACGGCGGGATCAACGCCGACACCATCGAGCAGGCGGCCGAGGCGGGCGTCGACTGCTTCGTCGCCGGATCGGCCGTCTACGGTGCTGCCGACCCCGGTGCCGCGGTCGCCGCGCTGCGAGCGAGTGCCGCGAAGGCACGGGAGGCGCACTGA
- a CDS encoding flavoprotein, which produces MTPGPVLGLVASSCGGVESRFVTEIAEPAALRGWRLAVTLTPTAHRWLTTTGELERLRALTGLDVRSESRLPGEERPHPDPEVFLFAPASAGSVAKLALGLADNQATTVLGDALGEPGVRMVVGYQVRDSRFRHPAWQGHLDTLASAGVTTSRLAVDRPWTGVLDLLE; this is translated from the coding sequence GTGACACCGGGACCGGTACTGGGACTGGTCGCCTCCTCGTGCGGCGGTGTCGAGTCCCGGTTCGTCACCGAGATCGCCGAACCGGCCGCCCTGCGCGGCTGGCGGCTGGCGGTCACGCTGACGCCGACGGCTCACCGGTGGCTCACGACCACCGGGGAACTGGAAAGGCTCCGCGCGCTGACCGGTCTCGACGTGCGCAGCGAATCCCGGCTGCCGGGCGAGGAACGGCCGCACCCCGATCCCGAGGTCTTCCTGTTCGCGCCCGCGAGCGCCGGTTCGGTCGCCAAACTGGCGCTGGGACTGGCCGACAACCAGGCGACCACCGTGCTCGGGGACGCGCTCGGCGAGCCGGGAGTGCGGATGGTCGTCGGCTACCAGGTCAGGGACAGCAGGTTCCGGCATCCCGCTTGGCAGGGGCATCTCGACACGCTCGCCTCGGCGGGCGTGACCACGAGCAGACTGGCCGTCGACCGGCCGTGGACCGGCGTTCTCGACCTGCTGGAGTGA